One region of Camelina sativa cultivar DH55 chromosome 6, Cs, whole genome shotgun sequence genomic DNA includes:
- the LOC104790691 gene encoding F-box protein At3g44326-like: MLSSSSMVEQPSRIKSSGINAVSSDVLRSNILTRVDGASLAALSCTCINLHSFSSEESLWKQQCSLTWPSTLDARVQSIISTFPAGHRTFFSDSFPFLEQNGVMINNLPPTVECTTELVSAVDIFYKGEVIFSKVHVTETVSGWFLCSPMRVDLVEPKELISTRVSLVEQWEGDTWKSDLENNLSLSWILIDPTRKRAADVSTRRPVSVERHWLTGEVHVKFSTVFVVGERKKKSEEVEFKVTVVLAAFSRRGEEKAEVQIREVSLVAEDMEGKNLGGKGSLVILASALGMERRRFRVGGEEEGKEKYKEFMERKTGKADMKWRREKETAMETAACWIAVLLLGFLLCFYLFIHKNIMAIMNKLMK, translated from the coding sequence ATGCTTTCGTCTTCGTCGATGGTGGAGCAACCATCACGTATCAAAAGTTCGGGAATCAACGCCGTGTCCTCCGATGTTTTACGTTCTAACATCCTAACCCGTGTCGACGGTGCTTCACTCGCCGCCTTGAGCTGCACTTGCATTAACCTACACTCTTTCTCCTCGGAAGAATCCCTCTGGAAGCAACAATGTTCCCTCACGTGGCCTTCTACGTTAGACGCACGTGTCCAAAGCATCATCTCAACGTTCCCCGCCGGTCACCGGACGTTTTTCTCCGATTCTTTTCCGTTTCTTGAACAGAATGGTGTGATGATCAATAATCTCCCACCGACCGTTGAATGTACGACGGAGTTAGTCTCAGCCGTTGATATATTCTACAAAGGCGAAGTGATTTTCTCAAAGGTTCATGTGACAGAGACTGTCTCCGGTTGGTTCCTCTGCTCTCCTATGCGTGTTGATCTTGTCGAGCCCAAAGAACTGATCTCGACCAGGGTTTCGCTGGTGGAACAATGGGAAGGTGACACGTGGAAAAGTGACTTGGAAAATAATCTCTCATTGAGTTGGATACTCATTGACCCGACCCGTAAACGCGCGGCGGATGTATCAACCCGAAGACCCGTCTCCGTGGAACGTCACTGGCTGACCGGAGAAGTCCACGTAAAATTCTCCACGGTCTTCGTCgtgggcgagaggaagaagaagtcggAGGAAGTAGAGTTCAAGGTGACAGTGGTGCTGGCGGCGTTTAGCCGGAGGGGAGAGGAGAAGGCGGAGGTGCAGATAAGGGAGGTGAGCCTAGTAGCGGAGGACATGGAGGGAAAGAACTTAGGAGGGAAGGGTAGTTTGGTAATCTTAGCATCGGCTCTGGGAATGGAACGTCGAAGGTTTCGGGTGGGaggggaagaagaagggaaagagAAGTATAAAGAATTCATGGAGAGGAAGACGGGGAAGGCGGATATGAAGTGGCGGCGAGAGAAGGAAACGGCTATGGAGACGGCGGCGTGCTGGATCGCCGTCCTCTTACTTGGTTtccttttgtgtttttatttgtttatacataaaaatattatggcCATTATGAACAAACTGATGAAATAG